A part of Leishmania infantum JPCM5 genome chromosome 13 genomic DNA contains:
- a CDS encoding katanin-like protein, whose translation MRHLQPLSSTAAPAPGSSLAHMKAQQLAREEEEKLRARRVKGVIVLVEQFLLEQGYQQTLQALQQESRISLTQFSAADNIDLLSVVQDYEEYYAFKCQRAPKLYRVRGGSSDDADGVGGVGSESGERMLSRTRKGAPAPRAATSSSSPASLSSVGKPPPHLRPTNLARALSHVQANGDSGSANGDKLAAAPNGGTSALGLSLQGESAAAHNSGREGEKGRRGIGRDGEGSDDAAEDPLGPLMSRRILKPLPPFPTNELNELAATILREILDVNPSVRWRDIADLESAKHLLQEAVVMPVKYPELFQGILRPWKGILLFGPPGTGKTLLAKAVATECRTTFFNIAASSVVSKWRGDSEKLVRMLFDLAVHYAPSTIFIDEIDSLMSARSSDGEHEGSRRMKTELLTQMDGLSKRRGGEVVFVLAASNVPWDLDTAMLRRLEKRILVSLPTRDARVLMFRRLLPNSFASDADYEACAALTEGMSGADIDVVCREAMMRPVRKLISQLEAAGNDRNAHVRLPSEPLKPPAATLEDVQASVACTRSSVRAADLDKYDVWTREHGSGLST comes from the coding sequence atGCGTCACTTGCAACCACTCTcgagcacggcagcgccggcgccgggcTCGAGTTTAGCGCACatgaaggcgcagcagctcgcccgcgaggaggaagagaagctgCGCGCTCGACGAGTCAAGGGCGTCATCGTGCTCGTCGAGCAGTTCCTGCTGGAGCAGGGGTACCAACAAactctgcaggcgctccagCAGGAAAGCCGCATCTCCCTCACTCAGTTCAGCGCCGCTGACAACATCGACTTGCTGTCTGTTGTCCAGGATTACGAGGAGTACTACGCCTTCAAATGCCAGCGCGCGCCGAAGCTGTACCGCgttcgcggcggcagcagcgatgacgccgacggcgttggcggcgtcggctctGAAAGCGGAGAGCGGATGCTCTCACGGACGCGCAaaggcgcgcctgctcctcgtGCCGCGacctcgtcgtcatcgccagCCTCGTTGTCCTCTGTAGgaaagccgccgccgcacctgcgGCCAACGAacctcgcgcgcgcgctcagcCATGTGCAGGCgaacggcgacagcggctcAGCGAACGGCGACAagctcgccgcggcgcccaACGGGGGCACCAGCGCGCTTGGGTTGTCTCTCCAGGGCgagtccgctgccgcccacaACTCCGGGCGCGAAGGCGAGAAGGGTCGAAGaggcattggcagggatgGTGAGGGCTCCGATGATGCTGCAGAGGACCCCCTCGGGCCCTTGATGAGCCGCCGCATActgaagccgctgccgccgtttcCGACGAACGAGTTGAACGAGCTGGCCGCCACGATCCTGCGCGAGATTCTCGACGTCAACCCATCCGTGCGTTGGCGCGACATTGCCGACTTGGAAAGCGCCAAGCACCTCCTGCAAGAGGCCGTGGTGATGCCGGTCAAGTACCCGGAGCTGTTCCAGGGCATCCTGCGCCCGTGGAAAGGGATTCTTCTCTTTGGCCCGCCCGGCACCGGCAAGACGCTCCTCGCCAAGGCCGTCGCGACGGAGTGCCGCACGACCTTCTTCAACAtagccgcctcctccgtcgtgTCCAAGTGGCGCGGTGACTCGGAGAAGCTCGTCCGCATGCTCTTCGACCTCGCCGTCCACTACGCGCCAAGCACTATCTTTATCGATGAGATCGACTCCTTGATGTCCGCAAGGTcgagcgacggcgagcacgaGGGGTCACGCCGCATGaagacggagctgctgacACAGATGGATGGCCTCTCCAagcggcgtggcggcgaggTGGTGTTTGTGCTAGCGGCGAGCAACGTGCCATGGGACCTCGAcacggcgatgctgcgccggctgGAGAAGCGCATCCTCGTTTCGCTTCCGACGCGCGACGCTCGCGTTCTCATGTtccgccgcctgctgcccAACTCCTTCGCATCCGACGCGGACTATgaggcgtgcgccgcgctAACGGAGGGCATGTCCGGTGCTGACATCGACGTCGTCTGCCGTGAGGCCATGATGCGGCCGGTGCGGAAGCTCATTTCTCAGCTTGAGGCTGCAGGCAACGACCGCAACGCGCACGTGCGGCTTCCGAGCGAGCCGCTGAagccgccagccgcgacgctCGAGGATGTGCAAGCGAGTGTTGCGTGCACCCGCAGCAGTGTCCGGGCAGCAGACCTCGACAAGTACGATGTGTGGACGCGCGAGCACGGCTCCGGGCTATCCACTTAA